A window of Fictibacillus halophilus contains these coding sequences:
- the pta gene encoding phosphate acetyltransferase: MSDLFIDLKSKVQSANPTIVFPEGTDERILEAASRLASEKVLQPILIGNPADVTAKAQSGGFSLDGVEVLNPSEYGEFDALVDALVERRKGKTTEEQARKILLDENYFGTMLVYTGKAHGLVSGAAHSTADTVRPALQIIKTKEGVKKTSGAFIMVRDDEKYVFADCAINISPNSQDLAESAMVSAETARVFGIDPKVALLSFSTKGSAVSPETEKVVEALDVLKGMNPDFPYDGELQFDAAFVPSVAAKKAPESPIKGEANVFIFPSLETGNIGYKMVQRLGGFEAIGPILQGLNMPVNDLSRGCNAEDVYKLALITAMQAL, from the coding sequence ATGAGTGATCTTTTTATAGATTTAAAGAGTAAAGTCCAGTCCGCAAACCCAACCATCGTTTTTCCTGAAGGAACGGATGAAAGAATTCTAGAGGCGGCGAGCCGTCTAGCATCTGAAAAAGTTCTACAACCGATTTTAATAGGAAATCCTGCTGATGTAACAGCAAAAGCACAATCTGGTGGATTTTCACTTGATGGAGTAGAAGTATTAAACCCTTCTGAATATGGTGAGTTCGATGCATTGGTTGATGCGTTAGTTGAACGCCGTAAAGGAAAAACAACAGAAGAACAAGCGCGCAAAATTCTATTAGATGAGAACTATTTCGGAACGATGCTTGTTTACACGGGGAAGGCTCACGGACTTGTAAGTGGTGCCGCACATTCTACTGCTGATACCGTTCGTCCGGCTCTACAGATCATTAAAACAAAAGAAGGCGTGAAGAAGACTTCTGGTGCGTTCATCATGGTTCGTGACGATGAGAAGTATGTGTTCGCTGATTGTGCAATCAACATTTCGCCTAACAGCCAAGATCTAGCTGAATCTGCTATGGTTTCTGCTGAAACGGCACGTGTTTTCGGTATCGACCCGAAGGTTGCACTTCTTTCTTTCTCTACAAAAGGATCAGCGGTTTCACCTGAGACAGAAAAAGTAGTAGAAGCGTTGGATGTATTAAAGGGAATGAACCCAGACTTCCCGTACGACGGAGAGCTTCAGTTCGACGCAGCATTCGTACCATCAGTTGCAGCGAAAAAAGCACCAGAATCACCAATTAAAGGGGAAGCGAACGTATTTATCTTCCCAAGCCTTGAAACAGGAAACATCGGATACAAGATGGTTCAACGTCTTGGCGGATTTGAAGCGATCGGACCGATCCTTCAAGGATTGAACATGCCTGTAAACGATCTATCTCGCGGATGTAACGCAGAAGATGTATACAAATTAGCATTGATCACGGCGATGCAAGCTCTGTAA
- a CDS encoding sporulation protein has protein sequence MSFVNRMLASVGIGSAKVDTILDKDTYSPGESITGKIRIEGGKVDQNIDHITLYVMTEYYREVDDKKVRDTAAIEKTNVTSSLVVKAGSQQEIPFSLKLPYDAPLTLGHTPVWIKTGLDIQMAVDPTDNDQIRVLPDAETSAIFDAIEQLGFRLRKAYCGSAPRYMRRRLPFLQEFEYVPTSGTYAGKLDELEVILVPQTDSIELFLEIDKKGKGLFGMLSEAMDMDETKVRLTLSRAELGNPAGVKSKIEQLLRQYS, from the coding sequence ATGTCTTTTGTAAACCGTATGTTAGCTTCTGTAGGAATTGGATCAGCAAAGGTAGACACCATTTTAGATAAAGATACGTACTCACCTGGTGAGAGCATTACAGGAAAGATTAGAATCGAGGGCGGTAAAGTTGATCAAAACATCGACCACATCACTCTTTATGTCATGACAGAATACTATCGAGAAGTGGATGACAAAAAAGTGAGAGATACTGCAGCGATTGAAAAAACGAACGTAACGAGCTCACTTGTTGTTAAAGCAGGCAGTCAGCAAGAGATTCCTTTCTCTCTTAAACTTCCATACGATGCTCCATTAACACTTGGCCACACGCCGGTATGGATTAAAACAGGGCTTGATATTCAGATGGCTGTAGACCCAACAGATAACGATCAGATTCGCGTACTGCCTGATGCTGAAACGTCTGCGATCTTTGATGCGATCGAGCAGCTTGGATTCCGCCTCAGAAAAGCTTACTGCGGTTCTGCACCGCGTTATATGCGCCGCAGACTTCCGTTTTTACAAGAGTTTGAGTATGTGCCAACATCAGGAACATATGCTGGAAAGTTAGATGAACTTGAAGTGATCTTAGTTCCACAAACAGACAGCATCGAGCTGTTCTTAGAAATCGATAAAAAAGGAAAAGGCTTGTTCGGCATGCTTTCAGAAGCAATGGACATGGATGAGACGAAGGTTCGCCTCACACTGTCACGCGCTGAGCTTGGAAATCCTGCTGGTGTTAAAAGTAAGATCGAGCAGTTGCTTCGCCAATACAGCTAA